In Phenylobacterium hankyongense, the sequence GCGCTGTTGCGCTGCGGCCGAAGCTTCGCGGAGGCCGCCGAATCCAGCGCCGTTGGCCTGGATCGGCTCGTCAGCCTGTGGCGGAAACTGGGGCGGCCGGGCGGCGGCTGATCGGGCGAGACGGCCCCATGCGTCGGGGGCGGGCAGCCGGCGACGACCGGGATTCTTCAGAGTGGTGACCCGGGACAATTATCCCGCGGCGCCTCGGGCCTATGATGCCCACGGACCCCATCCCTGACTCACCCCCGTGAACGGAGGCCGCCATGCCCATTATGGCCCTGTTTCGCTCATCGCGCGTCGATCGCGCGAAGTATGACGCCATCATCGAGCAGCTCGATCTCGAAAGGAGCCCGCCCCCCGGGGCCATGACGCACACCTGCGGCTTCGACGAGAACGGGATCTGCGTCGCGGACGTGTGGAACACGCGCGAGGATTTCGAGGCGTTCATGACCGACCGCCTTGCTCCGGTTTTTGCGAAGCTCAACCTCGACATGGAACGCCCGGCGATCATCGATGTGTACGCCATGAGCGCCACCGACGCGGTGGATCGTTACAAGCCGGCGCTCGCCGTCGCCTGAACCGCGCGGACCGAGAGCTCCCGACGCGTGCGCACCGGGTTCGTGGGATCGAAGTGCGGCCGTGGTCATTTAGCTGCAGCCGCACCTGGCGTCGGCGTTGCGTGGAATTGGATTGACCATGAGGTCCGACAACGGGCGGCAGCCCCCCGGTCCTGACGATATGGACCCGCCGCCGGCATCGGTGGCGTCCCGACGACGGCGCGAGCTGTCGCGGTCGGTGTCGGCCGAGCTTGAGCAGATCTTCAGCGAGGTTGTTGCGGCGCCGGCCGATCCGCCGCCGCGGGCCCGCGGCGGGAGCCGCGTCCGCACGATCCTGGCGGCGTCGCACGGCCGCCGCGCGGGCAGGGTGGCGACCCTGGGCGGGCTCTGCGCCGCGGCGCTGGTGGGGGTCTCGTTCGGATCGGTTGTGGTCAAGTCGCCGGCCTTCCAGCCGGCCCACGCTGCGGTCGCGGCTACGGCCACGCCAGCGCGGCAGCCGATCTCCACGGCCAACGCCGATGCGCCCGAGGCGGCGGCCGTCGGCCGGTCCCTCCCATGGCCGACGCCGGCCTTCGAAGCCGGTCCTCCCGTTCAGCGGGCGGCCGTGCGCCCTGCAGGCTCGCAGCTGGCGCCCCGAAAGGCCGTCGCGCGGTCGCCAGCCTGGAAGTGCCGGCGCCTGAAGGGCGGGGCCCTGGCGCGCTGCGCCTATCCCACGGTCATCGCCGCCGACCGCCGGCTGCGGACCGCCTACGCCAGCGCCAGCCGCGCGGGGGTCTCCCGGTCGGTCCTGGTCTCGTACCGCAGCGCCTGGGCCGACTTGCGGCCGCGCGCCTCGCGGGACCCCGGCCACGTGATCGATCGTTATGACACTCTGACGAGGGACCTGACGCGCATGACCCGGCGCCAACGGGCCGGGCGCGCTTCGGAGCGATCATGATGGCAAAGCCAGAACGAGCCCCGCGCCGATCCCCCGGCGGCGGCGGCACAGCCGGCGAGCTGGTCTACGCGATCGGCGACATCCACGGCTCATACGAGCTGCTCAAGGAGCTTCTGGCGGCGGTCGCCCGCGATTACGCCGGACGGGCCAAGGGGCGGCGGCCGATCCTGATCTTCCTCGGCGACTACATCGACCGCGGGCCGCAATCGACCAGCGTGCTGGAGACCATGCTGTGGCTGCAGCGCCGGGAGGATATCGAGACCCACCTGCTGAAGGGCAACCACGAGCAGGGCCTGCTGGCGTTTGTGGACTCGCCGGAGGAGGGCTCCGGCTGGCTGCGGTTCGGCGGGGTCGAGACCCTGGCCTCCTACGGGGTCGCGCCGCCGGACCCGGTGAAGGGACCGCAAGCCTATGTGCGGGCCCGCGACGAGTTGCTGGAAGCCATGCCGGCCTCGCACCTGCGGCTCCTGCAACGGCTGGAACTGATGGCGATCATCGGCGACTACGCCTTCGTCCACGCCGGGATCAGGCCGGGCACGGCGCTCAAGGCCCAGACCGAGCGGGACCTGCTGTGGATCCGGGAGGGCTTCCTGGACGCCCCTCAGGCCTTCGAGAAGATCATCGTCCACGGCCACACCTGGATCGGCGAGGATCCCCAGATGCTGGAGAACCGGATCGGCGTGGACACCGGCGCCTATGAGACCGGCGTGCTGACCGCCCTGCGCCTGGACGACGGCCAGCGCGGCATCCTGCAGGCCGGTCGTGGCGCGCAATGGCGCCGTGCGCCGCCCGGCGTGGGGGGCGAACTGGTGATCACCCGCGCCTAGTCGTTCTTGAAGTAGCCGCTCCAGTCCGGATCGCCCCGCATGCGGCGGAACAGCCGCACCATCCGCGGCCGCGTCAGCAGCCAGACGTCGTAGGCTGCGGTGAGGGCCAGCGTCGCCAGGAAACTGTGGAACGCCGCGTAGGAGACCACCACCAGCGCCACCGTCGTGGAGACGCAAAACAGGATCGCGCGGACGTCTCGTCCCCTCATGGCGTCACTCTCGAAAGCTTCTAGCCCAACCACAACGAGCGGAACCTTGAGTGGCTCCGTCGCCCGACCGCGGTCACCTGCCTTCGACGCCGGGAGACGGCGGCATCCTCAGGCCCTGATCGTTCCCGAGGCCGGCGGCTGGACGCTGCCCGGCTTTGATCAGGACTTGGCGGTCTGCTCCTGGGCGACCTGGCCCTGCGGCGACCGCGGAACCCGCCCGCTCATCTCCTCGCCGGCCGTCTTCGAGAACTTGAGGTTCCAGATGGTCGCCGACGCCGAAATGGCCGTCACCACCAGGAAGGCCACGGTGAAGTCGCCGGGCTGCGGCGTTATCCGCCCGGACGGCGCCATGGCCAGGTGCAGGGCGGCCGCGCCGACGCAGATGCCGAGCGACAGCATCAGCTGCTGGAAGGTGGCGTAGAAGCTGGTCGCCGCGCTCATCCGGCCGGGGTCGATCTCGTCGTAGGCGATGGTGTTGTAGGCGGTGAACTGGAACGACATGAAGAAGCCGCTCGCCATCAGCACGCCGAAGATCACGGGCAGGGGCCAGTCCGGCCGCAGGATCCCGCAGACCGCATAGCCGGCCGCCCCGAGCAGGCCGTTGACCACCAGGCTTCTGCGAAATCCGAACCGCCGCAGCAGCCCGGGCGCCAGCCACTTCATGCCGAGAGATCCCATGGCCCCGGCGATGGTGATCGCGCCGCTGCTCGAGGCCTTCATCCCGAACCCCACCTGCAGCATCAGCGGCAGCAGGAACGGCTGCGCCCCCTGGGTGATGCGGGTGAGGGAGCCGGCGATCACCGACAGCCGGAAGGTGGGGATCTGCATCAGCGACAGGTCGAGGATCGGATCCTGGCGCCGGCCCGCATGGCGCACGTAGAGCGCGCCGGTTACCAGGCCCACGGCGATCAGCGCTGCGGCGCCGCGAAGCTCGCCCGAGCGGCTCGTCATCTCGAAGCCGAACAGCAGGCAGCCGAGGGAGACCCCGGAGAGGATGAAGCCGAGGAAATCGGCCCGCACCGGCCGTTCGCCCCGCACCTCGGCGATGAACTTGGTGACCAGCACCACGCCCAGCAGGCCCACCGGCAGGTTCAGGTAGAAGATCCACCGCCAGTCCAGGTAGGTGATGATGAAGCCGCCCAGCGGCGGGCCGATGATCGGCCCCACGAGCGCGGGCATGATCAGCCACGAGGTGGCCGCGACCATGTCCTCCTTGCGGACGCTGCGCAGCAGCACCAACCGGCCGATCGGGATCATCATCGCCCCGCCGGCGCCCTGCAGGAACCGCGCGAGTATCAGGAACGGCAGGTCGCGCGCCTGGGCGCAGAGCAGCGAGCCGGCGAGGAACACCAGGATCGCCAGCCGGAACACCGTCTTGGCGCCGAAGCGATCGGCGAAGCGCCCGCTGGCGGGGATGAAGATCGCCAGGGCCAGCAGATAGGCCGTCAGCGCCGAACTGAGGTGGGTGACCGGCACGTGGAAGTCGCGGGCCATGGCCGGCAGGGCGGTGGCCAGGACCGTGGCGTCCATCCCCTCCATGAACAGGGCGCAGGCGATGATCAGGGCGACGGTGCGGTAGTTGTGCGGCTGGCCGCCCCCGGCGGCGGGCGTCACGTCGGCCACGCGGCGCAGGCCCTCGGAGGCCGGGATCACCCCGTCGCGGAGCTCGGCGTTGATCGAGGCCAGGCTACGGCGTCGCAGCCTCAGCATGGGACGACGACGTCCGGATGGAGGGGCCGCCCGGGCGGATGGCACGACATCTCCGTTTGGAACCTCCGCGCGACAAGAGCGGCCACCCATAGGCCGCCTTGCGCCGCCCCCTCAAGCGCCTGCGGACGCTCCCGGCGGAAATGCCGCTCCGTCGCCCCTTTGCGGGGAAGCGGACCTGGCCTCCCGCGAAGGAAGATCGGCCGTCGACCGTTCAGGCGGGACAGAGCTGTGGCGCCTCGCTGGTCGCGGCGCCGACCAGGGCCTCCAGCTCCTCGACGACGGGGGAGTTTGCGGCCTCGTGCGCCACGGCCGCGCCCAGGCGCTCAGCCCCGGCGACGAAGGCGGGCTCGGCCAGCAGGCGCTGGAGCGCGCCGCGGATCTCCGCCTCACCGGCGTCCGGCAGGAGCGACAGCCCAGCGGCGCGCTCGGTCACCCGGATGGCGTTGTCGTTCTGGTCGCGTCCGTGTGGGATCACGAGCAGCGGCCGGCGGTGGATCAGCGCCCGCATCACCGTGCCATGACCGCCGTGGGTGACGACCAGGGCCGCTTCGCGCATCACCGCATCGTGCGAGGCGCTGGCCAGCAGGCGGGTGTTGTCGGCCGGGCGGAGCTCGTCCGGCGCGATGCTTCCGCCGAGTGTCACCACCAGCCGCACCGGCAGCGCGGCCGCCGCATCGATGATCCGTTGCAGGACCGCGGCGTGGTTCTGGAAGGTCGTGCTGAACCCCGCCAGCACCAGCGGCCGGCGATCGTCCGCGGGGAAGGGCGACGTCCAGGGCTCCGCCCAGCCGGGGTTGTCCAGCTGCGGCCCGACGTAGCGGATGCGCTCGGGGAGCTGGTCCGGCGCGAAGTCGAAGGCGCGGGCCGTGGCGAGCAGCGTCCGTTCCGCCGCCTCCAGCTGGTCGAGCGTGTGCGGCAGCGGCGCCAGCCCGAGGCCGGCGCGCGCGGCGTTCAGCGCCGGCAAGCCGTGATCGAACAGGTTGACGGTGAATTGGGCGATCTCTCCGTGCAGCGCCCGGTCTTCCTCGGTCTTGGCCGGCGCCAGGCCGGGCCCGAAGGGCGGGACGCCTGGAATGGGGACGAGGCTCAGGTTGGCGGCCAGGCAGGCGAACCTCTGCCCCACCGCTTCGCAACCGGCCGCCACCCCGAACAGCATCTCGCTGGTCACCACCAGGTCCACGGGATCACGTCGAAGCGCCTCGATGACGTCCTCGGCGTAGCGCAAGGCCGGACCGGTCCATAGGGCGTCGAGAGTCTGGCGCAACCCGTCGGGTCCCGGGTGTCGCCAGTCCTGCAGCAACTCGCTGGCGCGGGTGCGGTCCGCGCGACTGGGGGCCCTGGTCCACGGCGTGAAGGCGGCGCCGGTCGCCAAGGCTTCCGGGCCATTGCACGCGTCGCTCATCACCCGCACGGCATGGCCGCGCTCGACCAGCTTGCGCGCCACCGTCAGCGCCGGCGGAACCGAGCCGCCGCCTTCCCAGGTGGCGATCAGGAACGACTGGGGTTGGAGCAGGGGCGCCATCACGAGGTTTCCTTTCCAGGGGCGGCGGCCAGGGCGGCGGCCACCAGGGTTTCGACCAGCCGGCGGTATTCCGGCAGCGGGCGCGCCATGTCCCGGCGCATAAGCTTCCACAGGTAGACATCGGTGGCGGCGACCAGGGCGTCGGTGCGCCGCCGCGCTTCGTCCGCCGACAGCTCCGCCAGCCACGGCGCGAAGACGGCGTCCAGCCAGGCGCGGTGGTAGCCGCGGCCGAGCTCGGTGAGCCGGCGGATCGCCGGGTGGCGGTCCTCCTGGGCAAGGCTTCGCATCACCAGGTCGCCGGAGGCCTCGTAGTCGTCGAGCAGCGCCTCGATGGCGCCCTCAATATCGCCGGGCGAAACGTCGCGCCGCCCCTGGACCTCGGTGCTCAGGCGCTCGCCCTGGGCTTCGAGCAGGCCGGTCTTGCCGCCGAAGCGGCGGATCACCGTCTGGACCGTCACGCCCGCCGCGGCGGCGACGTCCTCCAGGCGGATCTCGTCGAACCAACCGTCGCGAAGGCGGGCGGAGAAGGCGTCGAGGATGCGCTCGCCGGTCTCCTCCGCCGCGCGGGCGCGGGCGGACTGGCGATAGGGGCGACGTGGCAGAACGTTGTTCATGATAAGCGGATTAACGCCAAAATCGGAGGCGCGCAACATTCATCTTAGTCAAGGTGACGTGAAAGTCGGGCGCAAGGTCGGGATCGCGGTGCGCCGCGCAGGCCTGGGCCGGCCCTGTTGGTGCGACTGCCGCCGCCGCGTTCTGCCGTCATGCCAGGTGGGGCGCTTGCTGCAAGGTGAAGGTGTTCATCTGCGCTGCGCACTCAAGGTGAAGCTCTCGAATGCAAGATCCAAGATCAGGTCTGATCAGTGGGCTTGCGCCGGAAGTCATCTTGAGCAAACTGCCTGATTTAGTACGCCAAGGTCTTTTGGGGGAAAGCCTGAGATGAAGATTATCGTTATATCAGATTTGCTATGGAGATTAACATGCGACAAATGTCGTCGTTATCGACCGCAGTTAGCTGGGTCGTGTTGTGTGTTACTGTAGCATGTGTCCTTCTGGTCGGAATTAAGAAACCTAGTCAAGATTGGGATATAATTGCATACGTCGCCTCCGCCTATCAGCTAGACGGACTTCGCGGGCAAGAGCTTTCGTCTAGAACCTACGCTGACGTACGAGCGGATGTTAGCGACGACAAATTCAAGACTCTGACGGAAGGTGACCACCCGGGGAACCTGGTTGAGAGCAATTACCGAAAGACAGTATATTCTGATCCAAAGGCTCTTACAGAGCAGATCCCATTCTATTCGATCAAGATCGTCTATATTGAACTGTTGAGGTTGGTCGGTCATGTTGTGGATAGTTATAGCAAGTCGACCTATATCGTGAGTTCGGTATTTTCCGCCCTTGGCATCGTGGTGCTTAGCAGGGTGTTGTACATCGCCAACGTTCACTTTCTCGCGCTTCCATTCATCGTAATGGGCAGTGGCGTCTCCGAGTTGGCCAAAACGTCGTCGGCGGATTCGCTTGCAGTGTTCGCCGGCATGCTGTGCATATTGGCGCTTTTGAAGCGTAGTCGGATGGTATTCCTGTTGGCGGCTATATTGCCGGCCATGAGGACGGACTACATATTGATTTCAATGTTGGTCTTGGCGGTTGAATTTGTTCGGGAAAGGCGTGCGGCATCAATAATATCGGCCGCTGTGGCGCTGTTGGCGTATATTTCGATCAACAAATTTTCGGGAAACTATGGATGGCTGACGCTATTTAATCATTCCGTGGTCGCCGCTACGCCCTATCCAGCCGAACTGACGCCGTCGTCGAACTGGATGGACTATATACGGCCTTACGTTGCCGCAATTTACGATATGATTTCCAGCAGCAATTCCATCGCGTATGTGGTCGCCATATATTTCGTCTGCGCGCTTTTATTGAGGGACTGGAGAATTCCACCGATATCCCGTCTCGCAAGGTACGTGCTCATGGTGTGCAGGAAGGACATCCAGTCTACGGCCCTGCTGGTTGTTCCGATATTGTTCGTCGCTGGGCATCTGTTGATGTTTCCCGATTACGAGCCTCGGTTTTTTGTGCTCAGCGCGGCGCTCGCCCTGGTTTGGATCCTGTCCAAGGGGACGATCAAAGGCTTGGCGCCCTGGCAGAGGGCCAGGAGTCCGACCGAAGCCTCGGCCGCTGTCGGAGCCCTCGACCCGTCGCTTGGTCCTGCGTGATCCTGGACCGCAGGTCGGAGGCGAGGCGCTTAGCGACCGGCGCGCGCCGTCGCATGCCTTCGTGCGTCAGGGCAGGTAGGGCGCCTGCTGCAAGGTGAAGGCGTTCATCTGGGCCGCGCTCAGCGAGTTGATCATCGTGGTCGTCAGCACCTGCACCTGGCTGGTGGTCAGGCTGGGGATCTGGCTGGTGGTGAAGGCGTCCACCTGGGTCGTCGTCAGGCCGGCGATGACGGTGGTGGCGACGCTGCTGAGCTGGAGCCCGGAGAGTGCGGCGATCTGGGTCGTGGCCAGGCGGCCGAAGTCGGTCGCGGTCATCGCCGAGACCTGCCCGCTGGTCAGGCCGCCCAGCTGGGTCTTCGAGAGCACCGCCACCTGGGTGGTGTCGAGGACGGCGAGGTCAGCCTTGGTGAGGGCGCCGACCTGCGACGCGCTCAGCGCGGTGACCTGGGTCGTGGACAGCGCGCCCACCGCCGTGCTGGTCATCGCGCCGATCTGAGCCGGAGTGATCGCCCCGACCTGCGTGGACGTGAGCTCGCCGATCTCGGTGGCGGTGAGGCTGTGCACCTGGAACGGCGACAGGCCGCCGATCTGGCTGGCGCTGAGCGAGCTCATAGTGGTGGCGTCCAGCGACGCCAGGACGGCCGGGGCGAGCGCCCCGATCTGGCTGGGCGCCAGCTCGTCGATCTGGGTGATCGAGAAGCGCGCGACGTCGGTGGCGGAAAGCCCGCCCAGCTGGGTGGCGCTCAACCCCTGCATATGGGTCGCGTCGATCGCCGCGATCTGGCTGCTGTCGAGGCTCATGAGGTTGGTGGCCGACACCGCGCCCAGTTGCGCCGCCGACAGCGCGCCCACCTGGGTGGTGGTGAACTTTGCGAAGTCGGACGCGCTCAGGGCGCCGGCCTGGGTGGCGGTGAGGCCGCTCATCTGGGTGGCGGCCAGGCCGCCGACCTCGGTGGCGGTGAGCATCGAGAACTCCTCGCCGGTCAGCGCGCCGATCTGCGAGACGGCCAGGGCGGCGATGTGGCTGGCGCCCAATTGTCCGAAGTCGGTGGTGCTCATCGCGCCGAACTGGGTGGTGGTCAGGCCGGCGGTCTGGGTGGTGGACAGCGTCGGTCCATAGGCGCCCAGCACATTGGACAGGGCAGGGGCGGCCAGGCCGCCGACCTGCGTGGCCGAGAGCCAGCCGACCTGGCCGGCGGAGAGCTGCTGGGCCTGCGAACCGCTGAGCGCGCCGATCTGCACTGCGGTCATGGCGGAAAGCTGGGTCTGGCTCAGCACGCCGACCTCGGTCGTGGACAGGCCCGCGACCTGGCTGGCGCTGAGGCCCGCGACCTGGGTGCTGCTGAGCGCCTGGAACTGGGTTCCGCTCAGGCCGGACACCTGGGTGACGGTGAGGGAGCCGACCTGGGTCGCGCTCAGCGCCCCCAGCTGCGTCGAGCCGAGCGCGATGACCTGGGCGCTGGTGAGCGCATCCAGCTGTTGGGCGTTCAGCACCTGAAGCTGCGTGGGCGCGAAGGCGATGACGTTCGAGAAGCTCGGGATCTGCGTCGCCGTCAGCCCGCGCACCTCTCCCGCGGTCAGCGCGCCGACCTGGGTGGTGTCCAGCGCCGCCACCGCCTGGGTGGTGAGCGCCCCGACCTGCGTGGACGACATGCCGCCGACCTGGGTCGTGGACAGGTGCGTAATCCGCGTCAGCGACAGCTGAGAGATCTGGGCGGTCGAGAGGTAGGAGATGGGCACGGCGCGTGCTCCTGACGTCGGCGGTCGCAGAATGGACGCGAGGTTTCGAGAGCCACGCATCCAGCGCAAACCCCAATCCTGCGCGTGAAATAGCCCCGCCCAAGTACCCGCATAAGGTTGCTGGGCCTCTTACAAGCTTGGTTTATAACGTCTTTAGGTTGTGGGCTGCGCCGTGACCTGCCGAGCACGGAGAATTGCATACCCGTGTTCTTGAACCCTATGGCCTCGCCGCGCGCTTCATGTTCTGATCGATCGTTAACGGAGCGCTCCGGACAGAGAGAGCGCCCAAAGGAGGAAGAAGCATGATGTCGACGGCAAGCGGCGTTGCGGTCTTCACAGGCGGTCTGGTGGCCACGGTGGTCGTGGTCCATGCGGTCGTCGACCTGGCGTTCAGGCTATTCGGCTGGTGACCTGACCGACCCCGGGGGCGGTAAGCACGATCCTACGGCGCGCGACCGCGCGCAGCGCGTTGTCGCCCGACGCCCGCCGGCGTCCAAACCCCTTCAGTGCTGGAGATGGAGGCGCAGGCCGACGACGTTCACCGGGCCGCGATCGCGATTATAGGCCGGTCGCTCGACGAGCTGATCGTCCAGCGTCACCGTCACGTCCTTCCTGAGAGAAAGGCTGTAGTAGACCTCGGCGATGTCTTCGGCGCCGGGCCGGGGAAGGCGGCTGTCGCCGACCAGAATTCCCAGCCCTCCCGCGTTCAGGTACCGATGGCCTGCCCCCGATAGCTGGTTGACCACGAACGCCGCGCCGAAGGTGTCGTCCTTGCGGCCCCAGCGCGAGCCCGCGATGGAGATCCCCGCCTGAGCCGTATGGTCGATGTCCGTGTATTCGTAGGACTCATAGGTTCCGTCGGACCATCCCCAGCGCGCAAACACCCCGATATCCTTGGCCACCTCCTGCTCCAGATTGAGGTGGAGCCCTGGACGGCTGCGATAGTGGCGCACCAGGGCCGTGTCGGCCGGCTGTCCGGTGGTCGCCGATAGCTGCACCGCGTCGTCATAGCG encodes:
- a CDS encoding MFS transporter, whose product is MLRLRRRSLASINAELRDGVIPASEGLRRVADVTPAAGGGQPHNYRTVALIIACALFMEGMDATVLATALPAMARDFHVPVTHLSSALTAYLLALAIFIPASGRFADRFGAKTVFRLAILVFLAGSLLCAQARDLPFLILARFLQGAGGAMMIPIGRLVLLRSVRKEDMVAATSWLIMPALVGPIIGPPLGGFIITYLDWRWIFYLNLPVGLLGVVLVTKFIAEVRGERPVRADFLGFILSGVSLGCLLFGFEMTSRSGELRGAAALIAVGLVTGALYVRHAGRRQDPILDLSLMQIPTFRLSVIAGSLTRITQGAQPFLLPLMLQVGFGMKASSSGAITIAGAMGSLGMKWLAPGLLRRFGFRRSLVVNGLLGAAGYAVCGILRPDWPLPVIFGVLMASGFFMSFQFTAYNTIAYDEIDPGRMSAATSFYATFQQLMLSLGICVGAAALHLAMAPSGRITPQPGDFTVAFLVVTAISASATIWNLKFSKTAGEEMSGRVPRSPQGQVAQEQTAKS
- a CDS encoding metallophosphoesterase family protein — its product is MMAKPERAPRRSPGGGGTAGELVYAIGDIHGSYELLKELLAAVARDYAGRAKGRRPILIFLGDYIDRGPQSTSVLETMLWLQRREDIETHLLKGNHEQGLLAFVDSPEEGSGWLRFGGVETLASYGVAPPDPVKGPQAYVRARDELLEAMPASHLRLLQRLELMAIIGDYAFVHAGIRPGTALKAQTERDLLWIREGFLDAPQAFEKIIVHGHTWIGEDPQMLENRIGVDTGAYETGVLTALRLDDGQRGILQAGRGAQWRRAPPGVGGELVITRA
- a CDS encoding nucleotide disphospho-sugar-binding domain-containing protein encodes the protein MAPLLQPQSFLIATWEGGGSVPPALTVARKLVERGHAVRVMSDACNGPEALATGAAFTPWTRAPSRADRTRASELLQDWRHPGPDGLRQTLDALWTGPALRYAEDVIEALRRDPVDLVVTSEMLFGVAAGCEAVGQRFACLAANLSLVPIPGVPPFGPGLAPAKTEEDRALHGEIAQFTVNLFDHGLPALNAARAGLGLAPLPHTLDQLEAAERTLLATARAFDFAPDQLPERIRYVGPQLDNPGWAEPWTSPFPADDRRPLVLAGFSTTFQNHAAVLQRIIDAAAALPVRLVVTLGGSIAPDELRPADNTRLLASASHDAVMREAALVVTHGGHGTVMRALIHRRPLLVIPHGRDQNDNAIRVTERAAGLSLLPDAGEAEIRGALQRLLAEPAFVAGAERLGAAVAHEAANSPVVEELEALVGAATSEAPQLCPA
- a CDS encoding ice nucleation protein gives rise to the protein MPISYLSTAQISQLSLTRITHLSTTQVGGMSSTQVGALTTQAVAALDTTQVGALTAGEVRGLTATQIPSFSNVIAFAPTQLQVLNAQQLDALTSAQVIALGSTQLGALSATQVGSLTVTQVSGLSGTQFQALSSTQVAGLSASQVAGLSTTEVGVLSQTQLSAMTAVQIGALSGSQAQQLSAGQVGWLSATQVGGLAAPALSNVLGAYGPTLSTTQTAGLTTTQFGAMSTTDFGQLGASHIAALAVSQIGALTGEEFSMLTATEVGGLAATQMSGLTATQAGALSASDFAKFTTTQVGALSAAQLGAVSATNLMSLDSSQIAAIDATHMQGLSATQLGGLSATDVARFSITQIDELAPSQIGALAPAVLASLDATTMSSLSASQIGGLSPFQVHSLTATEIGELTSTQVGAITPAQIGAMTSTAVGALSTTQVTALSASQVGALTKADLAVLDTTQVAVLSKTQLGGLTSGQVSAMTATDFGRLATTQIAALSGLQLSSVATTVIAGLTTTQVDAFTTSQIPSLTTSQVQVLTTTMINSLSAAQMNAFTLQQAPYLP
- a CDS encoding TetR/AcrR family transcriptional regulator, with the translated sequence MNNVLPRRPYRQSARARAAEETGERILDAFSARLRDGWFDEIRLEDVAAAAGVTVQTVIRRFGGKTGLLEAQGERLSTEVQGRRDVSPGDIEGAIEALLDDYEASGDLVMRSLAQEDRHPAIRRLTELGRGYHRAWLDAVFAPWLAELSADEARRRTDALVAATDVYLWKLMRRDMARPLPEYRRLVETLVAAALAAAPGKETS